The Nycticebus coucang isolate mNycCou1 chromosome 8, mNycCou1.pri, whole genome shotgun sequence genome has a window encoding:
- the LOC128592624 gene encoding translation initiation factor IF-2-like: MPAEEKATCPSLVTRAWCAPRLIQPQWRDCCMSPCRLLSPRSGFRCCCAAPPPPAQPRQEARGGLAEPGARAAAERRASAPGPRPPAPASAARAPRSPAGSAGAAPRRSPAGAGRGGKPEPAPAPRIPSPARWYLPARASNLVTRSYGHGRRGPLLAPLRAAGAPAGRCGKRPRAGARRGDRQGRTEGWIRSDLNPGSWRGCRLQMRRTVFEPGGLTGRKTFGEKRLPRVTDVHGLGIP, from the coding sequence ATGCCCGCGGAGGAAAAAGCAACTTGTCCGTCCCTCGTCACGCGAGCATGGTGCGCGCCGCGGCTCATTCAGCCGCAGTGGAGAGACTGTTGCATGTCGCCGTGCCGCCTCTTATCGCCGAGGTCTGGTTTCCGCTGCTGCTGCGCGGCCCCTCCCCCGCCCGCCCAGCCCCGCCAGGAAGCCCGGGGCGGACTCGCCGAGCCCGGAGCGCGCGCGGCGGCGGAGCGACGCGCCTCGGCCCCCGGCCCGCGCCCTCCCGCCCCGGCCTCGGCCGCACGCGCGCCCCGCAGCCCGGCAGGGTCCGCCGGGGCCGCCCCTCGCCGCTCGCCCGCCGGCGCTGGCCGCGGAGGGAAGCCAGAGCCGGCCCCGGCGCCGCGCATCCCCTCGCCCGCCCGTTGGTATCTTCCAGCTCGTGCGTCCAACCTCGTAACTCGCAGCTACGGGCACGGGCGACGCGGCCCGCTACTCGCGCCCCTCCGGGCAGCGGGCGCCCCGGCGGGTCGGTGCGGGAAGAGGCCCCGGGCTGGGGCGCGGCGGGGAGACCGGCAGGGGCGGACAGAAGGTTGGATCAGGTCTGACTTAAACCCTGGCAGCTGGCGCGGCTGCCGCCTTCAAATGCGCCGCACAGTTTTTGAACCTGGAGGGCTAACGGGCAGGAAAACCTTCGGCGAGAAACGTCTTCCTCGAGTAACAGATGTCCACGGTTTGGGAATTCCTTGA